One genomic segment of Occultella kanbiaonis includes these proteins:
- a CDS encoding TetR/AcrR family transcriptional regulator; helix-turn-helix transcriptional regulator — protein sequence MQETSLRERKRAETWGTLHETAVAMVLEDGLGAVTVDAIAARANVSTRTFFNYFPTKEHAVVGLRHPHLDPATRQAFLDAPQDGQLLKRTTRLLLAVARTASGSALSRTRRREIFDRHPELVRHRTESFRETEAIVTEIVTDRIALVIGHEPDEPHVRMLISMASAALNFAATNDPTFILRDDVDAILDDAVDLLREVVQKS from the coding sequence GTGCAGGAAACCTCGCTCAGGGAGCGCAAGCGCGCCGAGACCTGGGGGACGTTGCACGAGACGGCCGTGGCGATGGTCCTCGAGGACGGCCTCGGCGCGGTGACCGTGGACGCGATCGCCGCCCGTGCGAACGTCTCGACGCGGACGTTCTTCAACTACTTCCCGACGAAGGAACACGCCGTCGTCGGGCTTCGGCATCCCCATCTGGACCCGGCCACCCGGCAGGCGTTCCTCGACGCGCCCCAGGACGGGCAGCTGCTCAAGCGGACCACCCGGCTGCTCCTCGCGGTCGCGCGGACGGCGTCCGGCAGCGCGCTCAGCCGCACCCGGCGCCGGGAGATCTTCGATCGGCACCCCGAGCTGGTGCGGCACCGCACCGAGTCGTTCCGGGAGACCGAGGCGATCGTGACGGAGATCGTCACCGATCGGATCGCGCTGGTGATCGGCCACGAACCCGACGAACCCCACGTGCGGATGCTGATCTCGATGGCCTCCGCCGCGCTGAACTTCGCCGCCACGAACGACCCGACCTTCATCCTTCGCGATGACGTCGACGCCATCCTCGATGACGCCGTCGACCTGCTCCGAGAGGTAGTACAGAAGTCATGA